Proteins co-encoded in one Kribbella qitaiheensis genomic window:
- a CDS encoding dihydrolipoamide acetyltransferase family protein produces the protein MGIQQFRLPDVGEGLVEAEIVSWKVKVGDTVKLNDTIVEIETAKSLVELPVPYAGVVTELLVPEGETVDVGTPIISVQTADAAGAPVPTGTGAEDMVPSLPDGEEIEAGKIGGAAPGGRTAVLVGYGPKTTEAKRRPRKGGAAPLVVEEVVAPAPEPVVAQSNETSGSVQVLAKPPVRKLAKDLGIDLGVVTATGPGGVITRADVENHSAPAAVVRAAAPVVSVQGDTRIPIKGVQKVMAQAMVSSAFTAPHVTEWITVDVSATMELVDRLKQDKAFRDLRVSPLLILMKAVTLAARRTPIINAAWDEAAQEIVLKGSVNLGIAAATPRGLIVPNIKAAESLSLTDLCAALNNLVAVAREGKTQPADQAGGSFTITNVGVFGVDAGTPIINPGEAAILAFGAVRKQPWVVNDEIVPRWITTLALSFDHRLIDGEKGSTFLADVAGILEDPARALMF, from the coding sequence ATGGGGATCCAGCAGTTCCGCCTCCCGGATGTGGGAGAAGGCCTGGTCGAGGCCGAGATCGTCAGCTGGAAGGTCAAGGTCGGCGACACGGTCAAGCTGAACGACACGATCGTCGAGATCGAGACGGCCAAGTCGCTGGTCGAGCTCCCGGTCCCGTACGCCGGTGTCGTCACCGAGCTGCTCGTGCCGGAAGGCGAGACGGTCGACGTCGGTACGCCGATCATCTCCGTCCAGACGGCCGACGCGGCCGGTGCTCCGGTGCCGACCGGAACGGGTGCCGAGGACATGGTCCCGTCGCTCCCGGACGGCGAGGAGATCGAAGCCGGCAAGATCGGTGGCGCCGCTCCTGGCGGACGCACCGCGGTCCTGGTCGGCTACGGCCCGAAGACGACCGAGGCAAAGCGCCGGCCCCGCAAGGGTGGCGCTGCTCCTTTGGTGGTCGAAGAAGTAGTTGCTCCGGCACCCGAACCTGTAGTTGCCCAGAGCAATGAGACCTCAGGATCCGTGCAGGTGCTGGCGAAGCCGCCGGTGCGGAAGCTGGCCAAGGACCTGGGGATCGATCTTGGCGTGGTGACGGCGACCGGGCCGGGTGGAGTGATCACCCGGGCGGACGTCGAGAACCACAGCGCGCCGGCGGCCGTAGTACGGGCTGCTGCTCCTGTGGTCAGCGTTCAGGGCGACACCCGGATTCCGATCAAGGGTGTGCAGAAGGTGATGGCGCAGGCGATGGTGAGCAGCGCGTTCACCGCGCCGCATGTGACCGAGTGGATCACCGTCGACGTCAGCGCCACCATGGAGCTCGTCGATCGGCTCAAGCAGGACAAGGCGTTCCGGGACCTGCGGGTGTCGCCGCTGCTGATCCTCATGAAGGCGGTCACGCTGGCTGCTCGCCGGACGCCGATCATCAACGCGGCGTGGGACGAGGCTGCTCAGGAGATCGTGCTCAAGGGCTCGGTCAACCTCGGCATCGCCGCGGCCACTCCGCGCGGGCTGATCGTGCCGAACATCAAGGCTGCGGAGTCGCTCAGCCTGACCGACCTGTGTGCCGCGCTGAACAACCTGGTGGCGGTGGCTCGTGAAGGCAAGACCCAACCGGCCGACCAGGCCGGCGGTTCGTTCACGATCACCAACGTCGGGGTGTTCGGCGTCGATGCCGGTACGCCGATCATCAACCCTGGCGAGGCCGCGATCCTCGCCTTCGGTGCGGTCCGCAAGCAGCCGTGGGTGGTCAACGACGAGATCGTGCCGCGCTGGATCACCACTCTGGCGCTGTCCTTCGACCACCGCCTGATCGACGGCGAGAAGGGTTCCACCTTCCTCGCCGACGTCGCCGGCATCCTCGAGGACCCCGCCCGCGCACTGATGTTCTGA
- the pdhA gene encoding pyruvate dehydrogenase (acetyl-transferring) E1 component subunit alpha, with protein sequence MSESVPGLAPEVFAPVEAPVSPSQASEEVEFVQLLTPEGERVEHPDYSFDLDDEAIKGFYRDMTLVRRIDTEATALQRQGELGIWASLLGQEAAQIGSARALNKKDMVFPTYREHGVAWCQGVDPLNLLGLFRGVDQGAWDPRDNNFHLYTIVIGAQTLHATGYAMGQQRDHAVGDADNGEATIAYFGDGASSQGDVNEAFIYASVFNAPVVFFCQNNQWAISEPIDRQTRIPLYQRAAGFGFPGIRVDGNDVLATYAVTQQALKRAREGSGPTFVEAYTYRMGAHTTSDDPTKYRLSEDLEYWKLKDPIERVKAYLTRSLGVEHEFFDEIEAEGDQIAARLREGCLSMPDPTLTDFFQYAYVEQTPQLVEQQAQFAAYAASFEGEN encoded by the coding sequence GTGAGTGAGTCGGTGCCGGGCCTTGCCCCGGAAGTGTTCGCGCCCGTCGAGGCGCCGGTCAGTCCGTCCCAGGCCTCCGAGGAGGTCGAGTTCGTCCAGTTGCTGACGCCCGAAGGTGAGCGCGTCGAGCACCCGGACTACTCGTTCGACCTCGACGACGAGGCGATCAAGGGGTTCTACCGGGACATGACCCTGGTCCGCCGGATCGACACCGAGGCGACTGCGCTGCAGCGTCAGGGTGAGCTCGGCATCTGGGCCTCCCTGCTCGGTCAGGAGGCCGCCCAGATCGGCTCCGCCCGCGCGCTGAACAAGAAGGACATGGTCTTCCCGACGTACCGCGAGCACGGCGTGGCCTGGTGCCAGGGCGTCGACCCGCTGAATCTGCTCGGCCTGTTCCGCGGCGTCGACCAGGGCGCCTGGGACCCGCGCGACAACAACTTCCACCTGTACACGATCGTGATCGGCGCTCAGACGCTGCACGCGACCGGTTACGCGATGGGCCAGCAGCGTGACCACGCGGTCGGCGACGCCGACAACGGCGAGGCGACGATCGCGTACTTCGGCGACGGCGCGAGCAGCCAGGGCGACGTGAACGAGGCCTTCATCTACGCCTCGGTCTTCAACGCGCCGGTGGTCTTCTTCTGCCAGAACAACCAGTGGGCCATCTCGGAGCCGATCGACCGGCAGACCCGGATCCCGCTGTACCAGCGCGCCGCCGGCTTCGGTTTCCCCGGCATCCGCGTCGACGGCAACGACGTCCTCGCGACGTACGCCGTCACCCAGCAGGCGCTGAAGCGGGCCCGCGAAGGCAGTGGCCCGACCTTCGTCGAGGCCTACACCTACCGGATGGGCGCCCACACGACGTCGGACGACCCGACGAAGTACCGGCTGTCCGAGGACCTGGAGTACTGGAAGCTCAAGGACCCGATCGAGCGGGTGAAGGCCTATCTGACCCGCTCGCTCGGCGTGGAGCACGAGTTCTTCGACGAGATCGAGGCCGAGGGCGACCAGATCGCGGCCCGGCTGCGCGAGGGATGCCTGTCGATGCCCGATCCGACGCTGACCGACTTCTTCCAGTACGCCTACGTCGAGCAGACCCCGCAACTGGTGGAGCAGCAGGCGCAGTTCGCCGCCTATGCCGCCTCTTTCGAAGGGGAGAACTGA
- a CDS encoding recombinase family protein — MTKSTAGPRRRSANLQAGKAKQAAVAALVMAPGVAGVGAAGGGLGAREYLRVSSDKSGVARSPEEQHDENAEEASRVGFVLGKPYRDDNRSASRYKQREREDFERLIADLEADTFGAQVLMLWESSRGSREVGEWVYLIDLCESRGVLIHVTTHHRTYDPANGRDRRSLIEDATDSEYDAWKISQRSLRAIAADARAGKPHGRVPFGYRRQYDGLTRKFVAQEPDPNEAPIVAKLFARLEARHSLREIAAEFDREGYRTRSGKPWTSEHLRALALNRVYIGERVYDPGRKGGLPNKETVQYLPGQWDALVSRDQFFAVQEILADKTRSTTRPGRGIHLVSMIGRCGKCGGCIAVRFKNERAEYTCHKRGCVRIGKAEVDVLAERAIKGFVKRKDVYSKFAQRSGNGKALKAVRDEIADIRAEHRDLADKLGRGEISPMLAAGAEPGILARLLAAEGREKELTTPAEMAGILDPGQDVDQWWEDAPMSTRRLVARYLLVPEWLGYLAVLPAPSPGPRCEPEDRVKFLTDWDPDSIPAPPKRQQRPTASQKAAAAEKTPTKPRTSRKAQ, encoded by the coding sequence ATGACGAAGTCTACGGCGGGACCGAGGCGCAGGAGTGCGAATCTTCAAGCAGGTAAGGCGAAACAGGCTGCTGTTGCCGCGCTGGTGATGGCACCTGGGGTGGCTGGGGTGGGTGCTGCGGGTGGTGGGTTGGGTGCGCGTGAGTATCTGCGGGTGTCGTCGGACAAGTCCGGGGTTGCTCGTTCGCCGGAGGAGCAGCACGATGAGAACGCTGAGGAGGCGTCGCGGGTCGGGTTTGTTCTGGGGAAGCCGTACCGTGATGACAACCGTTCGGCGTCGCGGTACAAGCAGCGTGAGCGTGAGGATTTCGAGCGGCTGATTGCGGATCTTGAGGCGGATACTTTCGGTGCTCAGGTTTTGATGTTGTGGGAATCGTCGCGGGGTAGCCGTGAGGTCGGCGAATGGGTTTATCTCATTGATTTGTGCGAGTCGCGCGGCGTTTTGATTCACGTCACGACGCATCACCGCACTTATGATCCGGCGAACGGCCGGGATCGTCGTTCGCTGATCGAAGACGCGACAGATTCCGAGTATGACGCCTGGAAGATTTCTCAGCGGTCTTTACGTGCTATTGCTGCGGATGCCCGGGCGGGTAAGCCGCATGGCCGGGTGCCGTTCGGTTACCGTCGTCAGTATGACGGGCTGACGCGAAAGTTCGTGGCGCAGGAACCGGACCCGAACGAAGCGCCGATTGTGGCGAAACTGTTCGCGCGGTTGGAGGCACGGCATTCGTTGCGGGAGATCGCCGCAGAGTTCGATCGTGAGGGATACCGGACCCGGTCGGGGAAGCCGTGGACTTCTGAGCATTTGCGCGCTCTTGCCTTGAATCGTGTCTATATCGGGGAGCGGGTTTACGATCCGGGCCGTAAAGGTGGCCTGCCGAACAAGGAAACTGTGCAGTACCTTCCCGGCCAGTGGGATGCGTTGGTGTCGCGGGACCAGTTCTTCGCGGTTCAGGAGATCTTGGCCGACAAGACGCGCAGCACCACGCGACCGGGCCGGGGCATTCATCTTGTGTCGATGATCGGTAGGTGTGGGAAGTGTGGTGGGTGTATCGCGGTCAGGTTCAAGAATGAGCGTGCCGAGTACACCTGCCATAAGCGGGGCTGTGTCAGGATCGGTAAGGCTGAGGTTGATGTTTTGGCGGAGCGCGCTATCAAGGGCTTCGTGAAGCGTAAGGATGTTTACAGCAAGTTCGCGCAGCGGTCCGGGAATGGCAAGGCGCTGAAAGCGGTTCGTGACGAGATCGCGGATATCCGCGCCGAGCATCGTGACCTTGCCGACAAGCTGGGTAGGGGTGAAATCTCTCCGATGCTCGCGGCCGGTGCAGAGCCCGGCATTCTTGCCCGTCTGCTCGCGGCGGAAGGGCGGGAGAAGGAGTTGACGACGCCTGCGGAGATGGCGGGCATTCTCGATCCGGGGCAAGACGTTGACCAGTGGTGGGAAGACGCTCCGATGTCCACTCGCCGTCTGGTGGCGCGGTATCTGCTGGTGCCGGAGTGGCTGGGGTATCTGGCCGTGCTGCCTGCCCCGTCACCGGGTCCCCGGTGCGAGCCGGAGGACCGGGTCAAGTTCCTGACCGACTGGGACCCCGACAGCATCCCGGCCCCGCCGAAGCGTCAGCAGCGGCCGACCGCGTCACAGAAGGCGGCAGCGGCTGAGAAGACGCCGACCAAGCCACGGACTAGCCGCAAGGCGCAGTGA